A window of the Deltaproteobacteria bacterium genome harbors these coding sequences:
- a CDS encoding MFS transporter — MVGLGEHYFSPYAVSIGATDFLIGLLGSLPLLFGSLAQLASPSLIQLFGSRRHIVRIGILLQALCFIPILWIIQGNGARTPFWFLLFVIAYWVFQLTLSTPWQSWIGDLVPKDQRGRYFSLRSRWIQLATFFSIVVGGALLSKFNFQLIFMLAMVGRFISLAFSLLQEEPTYSSPPEAQFTLTQFVKKMGFNNYGLFVIYISLFYMSCHIAAPYFVPYVFRELKFSYLQYMIVHAVFIGSKSLFLPIWGHYSDRYGSRKLLALSGFLLPIVPILWLFTRNYYGIIAIHFVTGFGWAGFELCSFNFILDCTTPEKRARCSSYYQLFNGVGTVVGAVLGGLLLKYNLFFSIPYYFVFLVSGIGRFLFSLLFIPKLKEMRTVHPISYKSLLVRIFLFLKPGPS, encoded by the coding sequence ATGGTGGGATTGGGGGAGCACTACTTTTCCCCCTATGCCGTCTCCATCGGCGCGACCGATTTTTTGATCGGTCTTCTCGGTTCACTTCCACTTCTCTTCGGTTCTCTAGCTCAACTAGCCAGCCCGAGTCTTATCCAGCTCTTCGGAAGCAGACGTCATATCGTCCGGATCGGGATCTTGCTGCAGGCGCTTTGTTTTATTCCGATCCTATGGATCATCCAAGGGAACGGGGCCCGAACCCCGTTCTGGTTTCTCCTTTTCGTGATCGCCTACTGGGTGTTTCAGCTGACCTTGAGTACCCCTTGGCAAAGCTGGATTGGGGATCTGGTCCCAAAAGATCAACGCGGGCGTTATTTTAGTCTTCGCAGTCGCTGGATACAGCTCGCGACATTCTTTAGCATCGTTGTCGGCGGAGCGCTGCTGAGCAAGTTTAACTTTCAGCTTATCTTCATGCTGGCGATGGTCGGCCGTTTTATCTCGCTTGCCTTTTCTCTTCTTCAGGAAGAACCGACTTACTCAAGCCCTCCCGAGGCACAGTTTACACTCACGCAATTCGTGAAGAAGATGGGATTCAATAACTATGGCCTCTTTGTGATCTACATCTCACTTTTCTATATGAGCTGTCACATTGCAGCCCCCTACTTTGTCCCTTATGTCTTTAGAGAACTCAAATTTTCCTATCTTCAATACATGATAGTGCATGCGGTTTTTATCGGCAGCAAGTCACTCTTTCTACCGATCTGGGGTCATTACTCGGATCGATATGGTTCGAGAAAACTCCTCGCCCTCTCCGGTTTTCTACTGCCGATCGTTCCGATCTTGTGGCTCTTCACTCGGAACTATTATGGGATTATTGCGATCCATTTTGTGACGGGATTTGGTTGGGCTGGTTTTGAGCTCTGTTCTTTCAATTTTATTCTGGATTGCACGACACCGGAGAAGAGGGCCCGATGTTCCTCCTACTATCAACTTTTCAATGGTGTTGGGACTGTGGTCGGTGCCGTCCTGGGCGGGCTTCTGCTCAAATACAACCTTTTTTTTAGCATCCCCTACTATTTTGTCTTTCTGGTCTCAGGGATTGGGCGTTTTCTCTTCTCGCTCCTGTTTATTCCCAAACTAAAGGAAATGCGGACTGTCCACCCGATCTCCTACAAGAGTCTTCTTGTCAGGATCTTTCTCTTTTTGAAGCCAGGGCCGAGCTAG
- the metG gene encoding methionine--tRNA ligase: MKKFYVTTAIDYVNNLPHLGTAYEKIGADVIARYHRMTGETVHFQMGSDEHSANVKKEAEKRGLSPKKYCDGMKKEFLKIWESLEISCDGFIQTSEKRHADAVSRLFEAIFKKGDIYKSPYEGWYCESCEAFFTDKDLVNGKCPNHQSVPKWLKEENYFFRLSVYQERLLKHYRQHPEFILPEIRRNEVLRLVEGGLQDISVSRASFDWGIPLPIDKSHVVYVWFDALINYITAVGFAKDQRQFRQWWPADLHVIGKDITRFHCVIWPAMLMSAGLPLPKTVFGHGFVYLKGEKMSKTLGNIITPLDVVPQYGADAIRYYLLRSSSFGSDGDFTWDDFIKRYNSDLANDLGNLLNRTLGMTNRYLEGKITPQKTVHKPLQEAIRGATKGVREEMDYRKSGDLNFHLALEKIWEVVHVADKHIDSSAPWVLMKEGKIDEIKKVLYQVVDTLRNIAILIAPFLPKSSEEIWKQLGLSKKLKWENQKFKNIEWGKTPSVNVQAGKPIFPRIELTSGPSSSSNASAATFRASAANEPSRTQREFSLSAKAPEGPAAPGNADSKSPEVSSIQKEAGMELDITEFQKLDLRVAKILEVEKVAGADKLLRLQVDLGTERRQIVAGIAQHYTPEQLQGKMIVIVANLKPATIRGVESRGMLLAASNEEGLSILTLDRNLASGAKVK; the protein is encoded by the coding sequence ATGAAAAAATTCTACGTCACCACCGCGATCGACTACGTCAATAACTTGCCCCACCTCGGGACCGCCTACGAAAAGATCGGTGCCGATGTCATCGCACGTTATCACCGAATGACAGGAGAGACGGTCCATTTTCAGATGGGGAGTGATGAGCACAGCGCCAATGTCAAGAAAGAGGCGGAGAAGAGGGGGCTCTCGCCCAAAAAATACTGTGACGGGATGAAGAAGGAGTTTTTGAAAATCTGGGAGTCACTCGAGATCTCTTGTGACGGCTTTATCCAGACCTCGGAAAAAAGACATGCCGATGCCGTTTCGAGGCTCTTTGAGGCAATCTTCAAAAAGGGGGATATCTACAAGTCCCCTTATGAGGGATGGTACTGCGAATCGTGCGAGGCGTTTTTTACCGACAAGGATCTCGTCAATGGGAAGTGCCCAAACCACCAATCAGTCCCAAAATGGCTCAAAGAGGAGAATTACTTCTTCCGGCTCTCCGTCTATCAAGAGAGACTCTTGAAACATTATCGACAGCATCCAGAGTTTATCCTGCCGGAGATCCGGAGAAATGAGGTCTTGAGGCTCGTCGAGGGGGGTTTGCAGGATATCAGTGTTTCACGCGCCTCCTTTGACTGGGGGATTCCGCTTCCGATCGATAAGAGTCATGTCGTCTATGTCTGGTTCGATGCCCTGATCAATTACATCACGGCGGTCGGATTCGCCAAAGACCAGCGCCAGTTTCGTCAATGGTGGCCAGCCGATCTGCATGTCATCGGAAAGGATATTACGCGGTTTCATTGCGTGATCTGGCCGGCGATGCTCATGAGTGCCGGTCTCCCGCTCCCAAAAACGGTCTTCGGCCACGGCTTCGTTTATCTGAAGGGTGAGAAAATGAGCAAGACCCTTGGGAACATCATCACCCCGCTCGATGTCGTCCCTCAATACGGAGCGGATGCGATCCGTTATTACCTTCTCCGCAGCTCCTCATTTGGAAGTGACGGTGATTTCACCTGGGATGATTTTATCAAGAGATACAATAGTGACCTCGCGAATGATCTGGGGAATCTCTTGAACCGCACACTGGGGATGACGAACCGATATCTCGAGGGAAAAATCACACCGCAAAAAACAGTTCACAAGCCACTCCAAGAGGCGATCCGAGGGGCGACGAAGGGGGTGCGGGAAGAGATGGACTATCGCAAGAGCGGAGATCTTAATTTTCATCTCGCCCTGGAAAAAATTTGGGAGGTTGTCCATGTTGCGGACAAGCATATCGACTCAAGCGCACCATGGGTTTTGATGAAGGAAGGAAAAATAGACGAGATCAAAAAAGTGCTCTATCAGGTCGTCGATACGCTCCGAAATATTGCGATACTTATTGCCCCGTTTCTCCCCAAGAGCTCGGAGGAGATCTGGAAACAACTGGGGCTTTCTAAAAAATTGAAATGGGAAAATCAGAAATTTAAAAATATTGAATGGGGAAAGACGCCGTCTGTAAACGTCCAGGCGGGGAAACCGATATTCCCTCGAATTGAACTGACTTCTGGTCCTTCTTCGTCGTCAAATGCCTCCGCGGCGACCTTCAGGGCATCAGCGGCCAATGAACCTTCTCGCACACAACGCGAGTTTTCATTGTCCGCTAAAGCTCCTGAAGGGCCCGCCGCTCCCGGCAATGCCGACTCGAAGAGCCCAGAAGTCAGTTCAATTCAAAAGGAGGCAGGCATGGAACTCGACATCACGGAATTTCAAAAACTCGACCTCAGGGTAGCCAAGATTCTCGAGGTTGAAAAAGTCGCCGGGGCCGACAAGCTCCTAAGGCTCCAAGTCGATCTGGGCACTGAGAGGCGACAGATTGTCGCGGGGATCGCACAGCACTACACACCGGAACAATTGCAGGGCAAAATGATTGTGATTGTCGCGAATCTGAAGCCGGCAACGATCCGCGGTGTCGAATCACGCGGGATGCTCTTGGCCGCCTCAAACGAAGAGGGACTTTCGATCCTCACACTGGACCGAAACCTCGCATCTGGAGCCAAAGTAAAATAA
- a CDS encoding dTMP kinase translates to MKKGLFITFEGGEGTGKTTQIKNLAGWLKKKRRPFLITREPGGTVFADQIRSLLLDPKNKGMDRHLELLLYLIARQDHVTQKIRPALKKGKVVLCDRFTDATLAYQGYGRGLSVQWLKRLNDVATGGLKPDLTFLFDIPISVGLGRARNHHSRQGQDRFEREKNLFHQKVRRGYLTLARQEKKRFRIVDTRRPKPEVSKKLIRYLQEVLR, encoded by the coding sequence ATGAAAAAGGGGCTTTTTATTACATTTGAGGGGGGGGAGGGGACCGGCAAAACCACCCAGATTAAAAATCTTGCGGGTTGGCTCAAAAAAAAGAGGCGCCCTTTTCTGATCACCAGAGAGCCAGGCGGGACAGTATTTGCCGACCAAATCCGCAGCCTCCTGCTCGACCCCAAAAACAAAGGGATGGACAGACATTTGGAGCTCCTCCTCTATCTGATCGCTCGGCAAGACCATGTCACCCAGAAGATTCGCCCCGCCTTAAAAAAAGGGAAGGTCGTCCTTTGCGACCGATTTACCGATGCGACCCTCGCCTATCAGGGGTATGGTCGTGGACTCTCAGTCCAATGGCTCAAAAGACTCAATGATGTCGCCACTGGAGGTCTCAAACCTGACCTGACCTTTCTTTTTGATATCCCGATCTCAGTTGGGCTGGGACGGGCACGCAACCATCACTCCCGGCAAGGTCAGGACAGGTTTGAAAGAGAAAAAAACCTTTTCCACCAAAAGGTTCGCAGAGGTTACTTGACACTTGCCCGACAGGAGAAGAAAAGATTCCGGATTGTGGATACACGAAGACCCAAACCAGAGGTCTCAAAAAAGCTGATCCGTTATCTGCAAGAGGTGTTGCGATGA
- a CDS encoding right-handed parallel beta-helix repeat-containing protein — translation MTSIVRSYHVGPRLASQRPSSNVSSDAVQYYVATNGNDSWTGLLLSPNADRSDGPFATLEGARDRIRELRAAGEISPPIIVNIRSGTYVLSRTLELESQDSGEEDRSVVWRAYLAPGQKNGAAIISGGRRITAEWGPVRGRLGDPIDIDFGTRPIYMTEIAPLEDGQPWRFNSLFVEGERATRARSPNIGDSFPYFTMADDVVYGDPRVSCDVRRRANLELSPDCQDMLPIPNEAYSSFLFQWRDIQAIWSGLGNVEVVALKAWEQTRQCLSHVEGNRAYLQADIDKPYQYTGFSGRYYVENLRGALDSPGEWFLDSRNSRLYYWPLPGQDMGRAEVIVPTLTQLVRFHPDAHDIVFQRLTFAHTDWGLSDGGHIGCQAAVCLATPPTIEFEVSGPPFDDREANGAERIQILDNILKHTGSYAVGGPTRRSVFRGNAIYDTGGGGIQIGGIDDRAIDSVGWPLGHADTQFLSEQNEITDNTIHDIGKVYLESVGIQDLLSRETKISHNLIYDAPYSGISVGWIWNARTTRAGNNQIENNEVHHVCQILTDCGGIYTLGHQTGSFIRRNLIHDIPFTSHHLHKTSLMGIYLDQGSNGFTVSENIVYRIASAALHIHQGSFNTIENNIFVDGSSAEELMNDYGQIGFSTPEPSTCPYDSGLSSRKGLYLHPETGGCPETARGRAPPQGNVFQHNIIYGSPPENDRKLIHYDRWPYPFVSSNHNLFFWPRMRSRLLPGNLWEWQREMRQDLNSISADPLFQDPVRQNFNLRPGSPASRIDFIPFTLTQ, via the coding sequence ATGACATCAATAGTGCGAAGTTATCACGTAGGACCGAGACTGGCATCGCAGAGACCGAGCTCAAATGTTTCTTCAGATGCCGTTCAGTACTACGTCGCTACGAACGGAAATGACAGTTGGACTGGTCTCTTGCTCTCACCGAATGCAGACAGAAGCGATGGTCCTTTCGCAACACTTGAGGGGGCCCGAGATAGAATCAGGGAGTTGAGGGCAGCAGGAGAGATAAGTCCACCCATTATTGTGAATATCCGCTCCGGCACTTACGTTCTCAGCCGGACATTGGAGCTCGAATCTCAAGATTCAGGAGAGGAGGATCGATCGGTTGTCTGGCGCGCCTACCTCGCCCCCGGTCAAAAAAATGGTGCAGCAATTATCAGTGGCGGGAGGAGAATTACCGCAGAATGGGGGCCCGTCAGGGGACGGCTCGGTGATCCCATCGATATCGATTTTGGAACCCGTCCGATTTATATGACAGAGATTGCCCCGTTGGAAGATGGTCAGCCTTGGAGATTCAATTCCCTTTTTGTCGAGGGCGAGCGGGCGACTCGGGCACGCTCACCGAACATCGGAGATTCCTTTCCCTATTTCACCATGGCAGATGATGTAGTTTATGGTGATCCTCGGGTGTCTTGTGACGTTCGCCGACGGGCCAATCTAGAACTGAGCCCTGACTGTCAAGACATGCTGCCTATTCCAAACGAGGCTTATAGTAGTTTTCTCTTTCAGTGGAGAGACATCCAAGCAATATGGAGTGGCTTAGGAAATGTTGAGGTTGTTGCACTCAAGGCCTGGGAACAGACGAGACAGTGCTTGAGTCATGTAGAGGGGAATCGTGCCTATCTCCAGGCTGATATCGATAAGCCATATCAGTATACCGGATTTTCCGGTCGCTACTATGTTGAGAATCTGAGAGGCGCACTCGACAGTCCTGGTGAGTGGTTTCTCGACTCACGCAACTCCCGTCTCTACTATTGGCCCCTCCCCGGGCAGGATATGGGTCGGGCGGAGGTGATTGTACCGACACTGACTCAACTTGTTCGATTTCATCCAGATGCCCATGACATCGTTTTTCAGCGGCTCACGTTTGCCCACACCGATTGGGGCCTTTCCGATGGGGGGCATATTGGCTGTCAGGCGGCTGTTTGTTTGGCAACACCTCCTACCATAGAGTTTGAGGTCAGTGGCCCACCATTCGATGACAGAGAGGCAAATGGGGCAGAAAGGATCCAGATCCTTGATAATATTCTCAAGCATACTGGGAGTTATGCGGTAGGAGGACCGACACGACGATCTGTTTTTCGGGGGAACGCCATTTACGATACGGGTGGGGGAGGGATTCAGATTGGGGGGATTGATGATAGAGCTATCGATTCTGTGGGATGGCCCTTAGGCCATGCGGATACTCAGTTTTTGAGCGAGCAGAATGAGATTACGGACAACACGATCCATGATATCGGTAAGGTCTATCTGGAATCCGTCGGGATTCAAGACCTGCTAAGTCGCGAGACAAAAATTTCACATAATCTGATCTACGACGCCCCTTATTCAGGGATTTCCGTCGGTTGGATTTGGAATGCGAGAACGACGAGGGCTGGAAATAATCAGATCGAAAATAACGAGGTTCATCATGTTTGCCAAATCCTGACTGATTGTGGTGGTATCTATACATTAGGACACCAAACGGGGAGTTTCATTCGAAGAAACCTCATCCACGATATTCCCTTCACATCGCATCATCTGCACAAAACGAGCTTGATGGGGATCTACCTCGACCAAGGGAGCAACGGTTTCACCGTTTCCGAAAATATTGTCTATCGGATCGCCTCCGCAGCCCTTCATATTCATCAGGGGTCTTTCAATACGATCGAGAATAATATCTTTGTTGATGGGAGTTCAGCGGAAGAGCTCATGAATGATTATGGACAGATCGGTTTTTCAACCCCTGAACCTTCTACCTGTCCCTATGATTCGGGGTTATCGAGCCGCAAGGGGTTGTACCTTCATCCAGAAACCGGAGGTTGTCCCGAGACGGCACGGGGTCGGGCACCGCCTCAGGGAAATGTTTTCCAACATAACATCATTTACGGTTCACCGCCTGAGAACGATCGAAAACTGATTCACTATGACCGATGGCCGTACCCGTTTGTCTCTTCCAACCACAACCTGTTCTTTTGGCCAAGGATGAGATCTCGCTTGTTGCCTGGCAATCTTTGGGAATGGCAACGGGAGATGAGACAGGATCTGAATTCAATCAGCGCAGACCCACTCTTTCAGGATCCGGTTCGTCAGAATTTTAATCTGCGACCCGGCTCTCCCGCCTCCCGGATCGATTTTATTCCTTTTACACTGACTCAATAG
- a CDS encoding PIN domain-containing protein produces the protein MILADTSVWIEFFRGKNNRLIQKFRSLLDDDQIALTSPVRIEILSGTPKNEVLRIGRLLAALPIFYPEKTTWSLIEKWVEEGKEHGDNFGVVDLLIAGISQENNLALWSLDSDFGRMKKLGWVNLFAPQA, from the coding sequence ATGATTCTTGCTGACACCTCCGTCTGGATTGAATTTTTCCGAGGAAAGAACAATCGTCTCATTCAAAAGTTTCGGTCTCTTCTTGACGATGATCAGATTGCCCTGACAAGTCCTGTGCGGATTGAAATTCTTTCAGGAACCCCAAAAAACGAGGTTCTCAGAATAGGTCGTCTTTTAGCAGCACTACCAATCTTTTACCCGGAGAAAACAACATGGTCACTCATCGAAAAATGGGTTGAAGAGGGAAAGGAGCACGGCGATAACTTCGGGGTTGTCGACTTGCTGATTGCGGGAATTTCTCAAGAAAACAACTTGGCCCTTTGGTCACTTGACTCTGATTTTGGAAGAATGAAAAAACTGGGTTGGGTAAACCTCTTCGCCCCCCAAGCTTGA
- a CDS encoding type II toxin-antitoxin system VapB family antitoxin has protein sequence MRTTLDLPQTLIDEAQNILGYTSKTDTVIFSLRELVRRKRIEELKKMAGHLELEIDLSKSRRRPRRMA, from the coding sequence ATGCGCACGACCCTTGATTTGCCTCAAACTTTGATCGATGAGGCCCAGAATATTTTGGGCTATACTTCAAAGACTGACACGGTCATCTTCTCCTTAAGAGAACTTGTCCGAAGAAAAAGGATTGAAGAACTCAAAAAGATGGCCGGTCACCTTGAACTCGAGATCGATCTTTCAAAGTCACGTCGACGCCCAAGACGAATGGCATGA
- a CDS encoding vitamin B12-dependent ribonucleotide reductase, giving the protein MQTAVKTHKKIDGAAIERRFTKKGVHPFEQVAWELRSSVIKEPDGTVVFEMKDVEIPKSWSQLATDILAQKYLRKAGVPETGRETTARQPIYRIAHSLRVAGEELGYFSNPEVAETFESELTYLLLHQMGAFNSPVWFNCGLYHEYKIQGSGGNWSWDPVSQSIRETLDAYSHPQCSACFIQSVGDDLMSIFELAKSEARLFKYGSGTGTNFSHLRGKQEKLSGGGTSSGLMSFLEVLDKGAGATKSGGTTRRAAKMVCLDMDHPEIVDFIQWKVREEKKAGILIHQGGFTSDFNGEAYHTVSGQNSNNSVRVTDEFMNACLQGGQWSTRFRTTGEVGDTYDAKSLMRQVAESAWQCADPGMQYDTTINEWHTCANTDRIYASNPCSEYMFLNDSACNLASLNLMKFIDSDGKFQIEDFRHAVQVFITAMEIIVDFAAYPRQDIAQNSHDYRPLGLGYANLGTLLMTSGIPYDSPKGRAIAAAITAIMTGHAYKVSSELAAVMGPFAGFKKNSEPMLKVMNKHRDAAYKIDGRSCPSDLLRAAQEDWDEAVHSGEIYGYRNAQASVLAPTGTIGLLMDCDTTGVEPEFSLIKWKKLAGGGHFKIINQSVSRALENLGYAPPDIKKIQDYILENGTIEGAPGISEERLPVFDCANRCGNGVRFIHPMGHVKMMAAVQPFISGAISKTVNLPNDMTVEDIENIYMEGWKLGLKAIALYRDGSKHSQPLSAGNDKKSDNEKKTVVENSETRGTRKELPVKRRGFTVESSVRSHKVFLRTGEYDDGALGEIFIDMYKEGAAYRSLINCFAIAISIGLQYGVPLEKFVNAFTFTRFDPQGPADHPNIKFCTSILDFIFRVLGMEYLGRTDFVHLKPATLDNHEQTAPATSVGAAAATDFNQTQRAVEGDEMGKNLAELMGDAPLCDLCGHVTIRNGTCYKCINCGNSMGCS; this is encoded by the coding sequence ATGCAAACTGCCGTCAAGACTCACAAAAAGATCGATGGGGCCGCTATCGAACGCCGCTTTACAAAAAAGGGGGTCCACCCTTTTGAACAGGTCGCATGGGAGCTCCGCTCCTCCGTCATCAAGGAACCGGATGGGACTGTTGTTTTTGAGATGAAGGATGTGGAGATCCCGAAATCCTGGTCCCAATTGGCGACCGACATCCTGGCCCAAAAATACCTAAGAAAGGCCGGTGTCCCGGAGACAGGTCGCGAAACAACCGCCCGTCAGCCGATCTATCGTATTGCCCATAGCCTCAGGGTTGCTGGAGAAGAGCTTGGTTATTTCTCCAACCCTGAAGTCGCCGAAACTTTTGAATCAGAGCTGACCTATCTCCTCCTCCATCAGATGGGGGCCTTCAACTCCCCCGTCTGGTTCAACTGTGGTCTTTACCATGAGTACAAAATCCAGGGGAGCGGCGGGAACTGGTCTTGGGATCCTGTTTCTCAAAGTATCCGTGAAACGCTTGATGCCTATAGCCACCCCCAGTGTTCCGCCTGCTTCATCCAGTCTGTCGGCGATGACTTGATGAGCATCTTCGAGTTGGCAAAATCGGAGGCCCGTCTCTTCAAATACGGATCGGGGACGGGGACTAATTTCTCCCATCTGCGTGGAAAACAGGAAAAGCTGTCCGGTGGCGGAACCTCCTCAGGGCTCATGAGCTTCCTCGAGGTACTCGACAAAGGGGCAGGGGCAACAAAATCAGGGGGGACGACACGACGGGCCGCCAAAATGGTCTGTCTCGATATGGACCATCCCGAGATCGTCGACTTTATCCAGTGGAAGGTACGGGAAGAGAAAAAGGCCGGGATCTTGATCCATCAGGGGGGATTCACCTCTGACTTCAATGGCGAGGCCTACCACACAGTCTCTGGACAAAACTCAAACAACTCCGTCCGTGTCACCGATGAATTCATGAACGCCTGTCTTCAAGGGGGTCAATGGAGCACACGTTTCCGGACCACAGGAGAGGTTGGTGACACCTATGACGCCAAATCGCTGATGCGCCAGGTCGCGGAATCTGCCTGGCAGTGTGCGGATCCCGGCATGCAGTATGATACAACGATCAATGAGTGGCACACCTGCGCGAATACCGATCGCATCTACGCCTCGAATCCTTGCTCTGAGTATATGTTTCTAAATGACAGCGCCTGCAATCTTGCCTCACTGAATCTCATGAAATTTATCGATTCAGACGGAAAATTTCAGATTGAGGACTTCCGGCATGCCGTTCAGGTCTTTATTACCGCCATGGAGATCATCGTTGATTTTGCCGCCTATCCTCGACAAGACATTGCCCAGAACAGCCATGACTACCGCCCACTCGGTCTGGGATATGCGAATCTCGGCACCCTCCTGATGACCAGTGGAATTCCCTACGACAGTCCAAAAGGGCGCGCGATCGCTGCAGCAATCACCGCAATCATGACCGGTCACGCCTACAAGGTTTCCAGTGAGCTTGCCGCCGTGATGGGGCCGTTCGCCGGCTTTAAGAAGAATAGCGAACCGATGCTGAAGGTCATGAACAAGCATCGGGATGCCGCCTACAAAATTGATGGACGATCCTGTCCCAGCGATCTGCTTCGGGCGGCTCAAGAAGATTGGGATGAGGCGGTCCATTCCGGAGAAATTTACGGGTATCGAAATGCACAGGCGAGTGTCCTGGCGCCGACAGGGACTATTGGACTCCTCATGGATTGCGATACCACAGGGGTCGAGCCTGAATTCTCCCTGATCAAGTGGAAGAAGCTTGCGGGGGGTGGACACTTCAAGATCATCAATCAATCGGTTTCCCGTGCACTGGAAAATCTGGGTTACGCCCCTCCCGATATCAAAAAAATCCAGGATTACATTTTGGAAAATGGAACGATCGAAGGGGCCCCAGGCATCTCCGAAGAGCGCCTGCCGGTCTTTGATTGTGCGAATCGGTGTGGCAACGGCGTTCGCTTCATCCATCCAATGGGGCATGTAAAGATGATGGCGGCGGTTCAGCCGTTCATTTCCGGCGCGATCTCAAAAACAGTCAATCTCCCCAACGACATGACGGTCGAGGATATTGAAAATATCTACATGGAGGGGTGGAAGCTCGGGCTCAAGGCGATCGCCCTCTATCGGGACGGTTCCAAACATTCTCAGCCACTCAGCGCCGGGAATGACAAGAAGAGCGATAACGAGAAAAAAACAGTTGTCGAAAATTCTGAGACGAGGGGGACACGAAAAGAGCTTCCGGTTAAGCGACGTGGATTCACTGTCGAATCCTCTGTCCGAAGTCACAAGGTCTTCCTCCGCACAGGAGAATACGACGATGGGGCACTCGGCGAGATCTTCATCGATATGTACAAGGAAGGGGCCGCCTATCGAAGCCTGATCAACTGCTTCGCGATCGCGATCTCGATCGGGCTTCAGTATGGTGTCCCTCTGGAGAAATTCGTGAACGCCTTCACCTTTACGCGATTTGATCCCCAGGGACCGGCCGATCACCCGAACATCAAATTCTGCACCTCGATCCTCGATTTCATCTTCCGGGTTCTTGGCATGGAATATCTGGGAAGGACCGACTTCGTTCACCTGAAACCGGCGACACTTGATAATCACGAGCAGACAGCTCCAGCAACTTCGGTCGGCGCTGCTGCCGCCACCGACTTTAACCAGACCCAAAGGGCCGTTGAGGGTGACGAGATGGGGAAAAATCTTGCGGAGCTGATGGGGGATGCCCCGCTCTGTGATCTCTGTGGGCATGTGACGATCCGAAACGGGACCTGTTACAAGTGTATTAATTGCGGGAATTCGATGGGCTGTTCATGA